Sequence from the Paenibacillus riograndensis SBR5 genome:
TCGGCTGCGAGAATATCTCCGGCTTGTCGCGCGTGATTCGCGGCCACATGATGACGGCCTACGAGAACGTGCCGCTGTGGCATGAGCGCGACATCTCGCATTCCTCCGTGGAGCGGATTATCCTGCCGGATGCGACCATGCTGCTGAACTATATGCTGAACCGCTTCGGCAACATCGTGAAGAACCTGACCGTGTTCCCGGACAATATGAAACGCAACATGAACCGCACCTTCGGGGTGCCGTTCTCCGGCCGCATTCTGACCAAGCTGATCGACAAGGGCTTCAGCCGTGAACAGGCCTACGATACCGTACAGCCGCGTGCGATGCAGGCCTGGGAGGAGCAAACCCAGTTCCGCGATATCGTAGAGGCTACCCCGGAGATCACCGCTGTGCTTAGCCCGGAAGAGATTGAGGATGCTTTTAATCCTTCGTGGCACCTTAAGCATGTAGATACCATCTTCCGCAAGCTGGAGCTAATTTAATAAAAGGTAAGTTAGTGGTGAACTAAGGAACGCAGCAATAGATGGCGTAAGGACCAGGAGAGCGGGGGTTCTGAATCGAGCACAACTGGAAGCTTGAATATATTGGTTCGGTAAAAGAGGAGCGGAGAGAAATTTTGGAACTGGAGAAGCGTTAGCGTTCGCCTTTATGGTCGGGCTTCTACCGCAGCTTGCGGTTAAATCAGAGAAATATGACCATAACAGCGATCGGAAGTCCAAACATTTCTTGCAGTGAAACTTATTTACCAGACCGTTGTGGGAGCTTTTGATTGAGCGGTGAAGATCCGCGCCTAATATTGTTCTTTACGCAGAGTATACGCAAGATCATTTGTTCAAGGGAGGAAAGGTCATGACATACCCTGCCGTATCCACGGCTGTGGATCTCGTAAATGCACCGCTGCTCTACAAAGGAAAGGTTCGCGAGCTGTACGATCTGGGGGAAGAAGTGCTGATCGTGGTCACGGACCGGATATCCGCATTCGACTATGTGCTTGATCCGGCGGTGCCGGAGAAAGGCAATGTGCTTAACCGGCTAAGCGCGTTCTGGTTTGGCCAAACCAGTGAATTGATGGAGAACCACGTCGTGCATATTGATGTGGACCGGCTGGGGGGGATCGTGAAGGACCGGGAGGCGCTCAGAAACCGTATCATGGTCGTCCGCAAAGCGGAGCGTATTGACATCGAATGCGTCGTGCGCGGCTGCATTACCGGCGGCGGCTGGCGGCAGTATCAGGAGACCGGCAAGGTCAACGGCATCGGGCTTCCTGCGGGCCTGCGCAAAAACGCGCAGCTGTCCCAGCCGATTTTTACCCCTGCGGCCAAAAATGATGTCGGCCACGACGAGGATATCCCTTTTGAGAAGATGCAGGAGCTAATTGGGGCGGAGCTTGCGCTGGAGCTTAAGGAGAAAAGCCTGAAGCTGTTCGCTTTTGCCAGAGAGTACTGCGAAGAGCGTGGCATTATCCTCGCGGATTGCAAATTCGAGTTCGGACTGCTGGACGGCAAGGTGATCCTGATCGACGAAATTTTTACCCCGGATGCTTCACGCTTCTGGGCCAAGGACAAATATGCGCTGGATATTGAGATCGACAGCATGGATAAGGAGCCGGTCCGGACGTATCTGTCCGCATCCTCCTGGGACAAGAACAGCACCCCGGACCCGCTCCCGGCAGAAGTCGTGGAAGAAACCACCCGCCGTTATCTGGACATTTATCATCGCCTCACCGGCAAGACTTTATAGATTGTTGTATTATCCCGGCCAGTATTAATTGCACTCTATGCAGTTATTTTGCACAAAATAAATGCAACTTGCATTTTAAATGTACTTGGTACAGCTGAAACAGGTGATAAGGCCTTAAAAAGCAGATATTCAGGAATATAACTGTAAGGAATACAACTAAAAATGATTTTGCCGGAGATATTGAGATTATAGCTGTATGTTATGCAGTAAAAGCTGTATGCCAAGCAGTTGAGTTAGTTATAACGTTGAGGTACCGACCATTAATCATGCCAAGCCAAGCTCATTAAATTTTAGGAGGAACTACAAGCGTATGTTAAAAGCGACAGTGTATGTCACCATCAAAAAAAGTGTGCTCGATCCCCAGGGTGTAGCCGTGCAAGGGGCGCTGCATTCCGTTGGTTTTCAGGAAGTGGAGAGCTTGCGCATTGGCAAGTATATGGAATTGACCCTGGATACCGACAACCGCGCTGAAGCGGAAGGACGCCTGAAGGAAATGTGTGAAAAGCTGTTGGCCAACACGGTAATCGAGGATTACCGCTACGAATTGGAGGACTAAAAGTCATGAAATTTGCTGTACTTGTCTTTCCGGGTTCCAATTGCGATATTGACTGCTACAAGGCGGTAGAAGACAGCCTCGGCGAACCAGTAGAATATGTGTGGCATACGGCGACTGATCTGTCGGCTTATGACTGTATTCTTGTGCCGGGCGGCTTCTCTTATGGTGATTATTTGCGCTGCGGTGCGATTTCCCGGTTTGCTCCGGTGATGGCTGAAGTGGCCAAGGCCGCAGAGCAGGGCAAATTTGTGCTCGGCATCTGTAACGGATTCCAGATTCTGACCGAAGCCGGCCTGCTGCCAGGTGCACTGCGCCGCAATATGTCGATGAAGTTCCGCTGTCATGATACGGTGCTTAAGGTGGTTAATAACACTACGCCGTTTACAGTTGATTATGCGAAGGATGAGGAGATTGTCATTCCAATCGCGCATGGTGAAGGCAACTACTACTGTGATGAAGAGACGTTGGCCGGGCTAAAAGCCAATAATCAGATCGTATTCACCTATAGTGATAATCCTAATGGCTCCGTGGAGCATATTGCCGGGATTTGCAATGTGCAGGGCAATGTGGTTGGCATGATGCCTCACCCGGAACGCGCAGCGAACAGCCTGCTTGGTTCGGAAGACGGCAAACGGATGTTCACATCCATTCTCAAGACATGGAGGGATCGTTATGACACAGCAAGTATCCGCTAAGGAGCCGACCGCCGAGCAAATCGCGGAGCAGAAAATCTACAATCAATTCGGTGTGTCGGACAGCGAATATGAGCTCATCACTTCTTTCATGGGCCGCAAGCCAAACTATACGGAGATCGGCGTGTTCAGTGTAATGTGGTCTGAGCACTGTGCCTATAAGAACTCGAAGCCGCTGCTGGGCCGTTTCCCTACGAGCGGGCCGCGCGTGCTGATGGGACCGGGCGAAGGCGCCGGGATCGTTGATATCGGAGACAACCAGGCCGTTGTTTTCAAAATCGAAAGCCATAACCATCCTTCGGCAGTTGAGCCTTACCAGGGCGCGGCGACCGGGGTGGGCGGGATTATCCGCGATATTTTCTCCATGGGTGCAAGACCGGTGGCGCTGATGAACTCCCTGCGTTTCGGAAAGCTCGAAAGCGACCGGGTCAAATATTTGTTCGAGCATGTCGTATCCGGTATCGCCGGCTATGGCAACTGTATCGGGATTCCGACAGTGGGCGGCGAAATTATGTTCGACAACAGCTATGACGGCAATCCGCTGGTCAATGCCATGTGTGTCGGACTCATTGATCATGACAAAATCCAGCGCGGTGTAGCCAAAGGTGTAGGCAACCCGGTGTTCTACGTAGGTCCTCCTACCGGACGCGACGGGATTCATGGCGCAACCTTTGCCTCCGTCGAGCTGAGCGAGGAATCGGAAGCCAAGAAGACAGCGGTGCAGGTCGGCGATCCGTTTATGGAAAAGCTGGTGATGGAATCCTGCTTGGAGCTGATCGACAGCGGCATCGTGCTGGGCATTCAGGATATGGGCGCAGCGGGGCTTACCTGCTCCAGTGCCGAAATGGCGAGCAAAGCGGGCAACGGCCTGGAACTGTATCTGGACCAGGTGCCGCAGCGTGAAGACGGCATGACGCCTTACGAGATGATGTTGTCCGAGTCGCAGGAGCGGATGCTGTTTGTGGTTGAACCCAAGGATGAAGCGCAGGCACAGGAGATTTTTGACCGCTGGGGGGTTATCTGCCGTAAAGTGGGCAAGGTAACCGATGACGGCCGCCTGAAGCTGTTCCATCATGGCGAGGTTGTCGGTGATATGCCGGTAAAGGCTCTGGTGGATGAGTGCCCGATTTATAAAAAGCCATCTGCGGTGCCGGCGTACTATGAAGAGAATGCTTCGGTTGATACGCTTCGTTATGCAGAAGTAAAGGATCTGGGCGGCGCCTTGCATACCGTATTGGCATCACCGACAGTAGCGAGCAAAGCATGGGTCTACAACCAGTACGATTACATGGTGCGGACAAGCACTGCGGTCCGTCCCGGCTCCGATGCGGCGGTGGTGACGATTCATGGCACACGCAAGGGCTTGGCTATGACTACAGACTGCAATGGCCGTTATGTCTATCTGGACCCTGAAGTTGGCGGGCGGATTGCAGTCAGCGAAGCGGCGCGCAACATCGTCTGTTCCGGGGCCAAGCCGCTGGCAATTACGGATAACCTGAATTTCGGCAGTCCGGAGAAGCCGGAAATATTCTGGCAGATGGAACGTGCCGTAGATGGCATGGCTGAAGCCTGCCGCGTGCTGGACACGCCGGTTATCGGCGGCAATGTCAGCTTGTACAACGAAAATGCTTCTGGAGCAATCTATCCGACACCGGTTGTCGGTATGGTCGGGCTAGTCGAAGATACCGATCATATTACCACTCAGGCCTTCAAGCAGGAAGGCGATGCTATTCTGCTGCTGGGCGTGACTAAGGCGGAGCTGGGCGGCAGCGAATTCCAATATGCCGTACACGGCCTGACGGAAGGCCGTCCGCCTGAGCTGGATCTGGCAACCGAGCAGAAGCTGCTGGATGCTGTTCTTGCGGCGATCCGCAGCGGACTGGTCCGCTCGGCGCATGACCTCTCCGAAGGGGGCTTGGCCGCAGCGCTGGCTGAGAGCTGTATCAGCGGCTCTATCGGAGCTAATGTGGAATGGTCCGCTGGCGGACTGCGCAGAGATGTGGCGCTGTTCAGCGAGAGCCAATCCCGCATTGTGCTGACAGCGGCACCTGGCCGAGCGGAAGAGCTGAGGGCAGCAGTAGCTGCCTATGGCGTGCCGGCTGAAATTATCGGAACGGTCGGCGGCGACAGACTGCGCGTCTCCTTGGACGGCGAAGCCGTGCTGGACGAGGCTGTAGCCGCATTAAAAACCACTTGGGAGGATGCTATTCCATGTCTTATGAAATAAAGACCGGGAACAAGCAGGAGAACCCCATCCTGTGGACCGGCGACTTTTACAACGAAGGAACGGGCTCGGGAGATATTTTTGATACGCTAAAAGAAGAATGCGGCGTCTTCGGGGTCTTCGGACACCCGGAGGCTGCCTCCATGTCATATTACGGCCTGCATGCCCTGCAGCACCGGGGGGAAGAGAGTGCGGGCATCTGCGTGGCAGATGGACGGGATTTCCACTATCACCGCGGCATGGGGCTGGTCAAGGAAGTGTTTGATAAGGACAAAATCGCTTCGCTGGTCGGCAACATGTCCATTGGCCATGTGCGCTATTCCACCAGCGGTGACAGCCGTCTGACCAATGCGCAGCCGCTGGTTTTCAAATACCGTGACGGGGATTTGGCGATTGCCACCAACGGGAATATTGTGAATGAGCCGCTGATCCGCAAGCAGCTGGAGCAGAGCGGCTCCATCTTCCAGACCACAAGCGATACCGAGGTGCTGGCGCATCTGATTGCCCGCTCGCAGAAGGAGTTTGTTGAGGCGACTAAAGATGCCCTCCAGCAGCTGGTGGGCGGCTTCGCCTTCCTGCTGATGACCAATGACAAGCTGATCGTAGCTTCCGACACGCATGGCCTCCGTCCGCTGGTGATGGGGCGTGTAGGTGAAGCCTATGTTTTTGCCTCGGAATCCTGCGCGCTGGAAGTCATCGGCGCTCAGTTCGTCCGCGACATTGAGCCCGGCGAGCTGCTGGTGCTTGACCAGAACGGCTTCCGGGAAGACCGTTTTGCCGAGCCGCAGCGCAAGGCGTTGTGTGCGATGGAATACATTTATTTTGCCCGGCCGGACAGCGATCTGAACGGCTCCAACCTTCATGCCGCCCGCAAACGGATGGGCAGCCGGATGGCGCTGGAAGCCTTCGTTGACGCTGACATCGTAACCGGCGTGCCGGATTCCAGCATCTCTGCGGCTATCGGCTATGCCGAGCAGACTGGCATTCCCTATGAGCTTGGCCTGATTAAGAACAAATACACCGGCCGCACCTTCATCCAGCCGAGCCAGGAACTGCGCGAGCAAGGCGTGAAGATGAAGCTGAGCGCGGTGCGCCGCGTCGTAGAAGGCCAGCGCGTGGTTATGATCGACGACTCCATCGTGCGCGGCACCACTTCGCGCCGGATCGTCAATCTGCTGCGCGAAGCCGGAGCAACTGAGGTCCATGTGCGGATTACCTCGCCGCCTTTCAAGAATCCTTGCTTCTACGGCATCGATACTCCGGACCGCCGCGAGCTGATCGCCTCTTACAAGACCGTCGAAGAAATCTGCCACGAGATCAATGCCGATTCGCTGGCATTCCTCACGCCGGCAGGCCTGATCCAGGCCATCGGCGGTTACAACAGCGGAGATTATAAGGGCGGCCTGTGTCTGTCCTGCTTCGATAATGATTATCCGACGCAGGTGGATTTTGGCGGGGAGGAGAAGGACGGGTGCAGCTGCTGAGGCAGCCTATCATCTCCCTAAGTCGTGGGTCCATCCCCCTAAGTCCCCCTTGCAAAGGGGGATTCCAGAGGGCGCTGCCCTCCGGCCACCCGAAAGCTCGGCGGTAGGAGTTTGCTCTAAACTTGCTAAGAGGACGTGGGTGCGGGGGCCCGCTTTGTCCTGCGGACACGCTTTACGGCGCACCGCGCCCTGGCGGCATGCTGCCCCGCCGGGCCTGAATGCTCAAGAACCAGCCTGTTTGCTGCGCAAAAGCGGGGGTTCTCTCGCCCTAAGGCGCGCACGGCTTCGCCCCGTGCGCCAAGGGCAAAAGCTTGAGTCCCCGTTCTGTTTGCTGCGCAAAAGCGGGGGAGCTCTCGCTAAAGGAGGCGCTTGGCTTCGCCAAAAGCGCCGGCTGACTGCCCTGTGCAAGGCGCGTAACTGCGGCTTGCGGCGGGGGTTGAACCCGGTGGTTGGAGTTATGGAGAGGAAGTTTGGAACTGGAGGAGCGATAGCGTTCGCCTTTATGTTTGGATTTCTACCGCGGACAGCGGTTTAAATCAAGGAAATCCAAACATAACAGCGACCGGAAGTCCAAACATTCCTCGTAATGACGACTATAACCACCACGCTTCAAATCCCTGCCGCCCCGAACACACGCGCTCTAAACTAATTCAAATGAGGTGTCCAATAGTGTCGGAAGCTTATAAAAACGCCGGAGTGGATATTGCAGCTGGCAATGAAGCGGTAGAACGCATGAAGAAGCATGTGAAGCGCACATTCCGTCCGGAAGTGATGACAGAGCTCGGCGGGTTCGGTGCACTCTTCGGACTCAATAAAGACAAGTATGAAGAGCCGGTGCTCGTATCGGGAACCGACGGGGTGGGCACGAAGCTCAAAATCGCTTTCGCGGCCGACCGCCACGACACGATTGGCATCGATGCGGTAGCCATGTGTGTGAATGATATTGTGGTGCAGGGGGCAGAGCCTCTGTTCTTCCTTGATTATCTGGCCTGCGACAAGGTTGTGCCCGAAAAGATCGAAGCGATTGTTGCCGGGATTGCCGAAGGCTGTCATCAGGCAGGCTGCGCGCTGATCGGCGGCGAGACGGCTGAGATGCCGGGCATGTATTCGGCGGGTGAATATGATATCGCCGGATTCACGGTGGGTGTAGCCGACAAGGCCAAGCTGGTGACAGGTGCGGATATCGCGCCTGGAGATACGGTCATTGGCCTGGCGTCCAGCGGTGTGCACAGCAACGGCTTTTCGCTGGTGCGCAAGCTTTTGCTGGAGGAAGACGGCTATGGGCTGAACGATGTGGTGCCGGAGCTGGGCGCTCCGCTGGTAGATGTGCTGCTGGCGCCTACCAAGATTTATGTGAAGCCGCTGCTGGGGCTGCTGGAGCAGCTGCCGGTCAAGGGCATGGCCCATATTACCGGAGGCGGGTTCATTGAGAACATTCCGCGCGTGCTGCCGGAAGGTGTGAACGTGGACATTAACTACGGCTCGTGGCCGGTTTTGCCGATCTTTGATTTGCTGCAGAAAAAAGGCGGAGTCAGCAACCGTGATATGTTCACCACCTTTAATATGGGCGTAGGTCTGGTGCTGGTTGTGGCTGAGGCGGATGGAGAACGCGCACTGGAATTGTTAAAAGCGGCCGGGGAAGAAGCCTATTTGATTGGCAGAGTAACGGAAGGGGAACGCATCGTTACCTTTACGGGAGCTGAAGTGTGATGCAGTGGAGCCGGATCGCTGTCTTTGCCTCCGGGCAGGGCAGCAATTTTGCCGCACTGGCAGAAGCCGAGCGGGCAGGACAGCTTGGCGGAGGGCGTATAGAGCTGCTGGTATCCGACAGGCCGGAAGCGCCTGTGGCGAAACGTGCGGAGGAGGCGGGCATCCCCGCTCTGATGCTGCGGCCGAAGGACTTCGCAAGCCGCGAGCTCTACGAGGCTGAGATCGTAGCCGAGCTGCAGCGCCGGGATATCGGCCTGATCGTTCTGGCCGGATATATGCGGCTGATTACCCCAGTGCTGCTGACGCCTTACGCAGGCCGGACCGTGAATATCCACCCCTCGCTTTTACCCGCCTTCGCCGGGAAGGACGCCATTGACCAAGCGCTGGATTACGGTGTGAAGCTGACGGGAGTAACGGTGCATTTTGTCGATGGCGGCATGGATACCGGACCGGTTATTGCCCAGCGCAGCGTGGCCGTGGAGCCTGGTGACACTGTGGAATCGCTGGCAGAGCGCATTCATCAAGTGGAATATGAGCTGTATCCTGAGGTTGTGCGTGCTTTGGCTGAAGGAAAGGTAGAACTGGATGGCAGAAAAACGGTTATTCGGGAATAGCCGCCCGGTTCTGATATTTCTCGGGAAATATTGCACAAGCAGTGAAGGCAGCCCGGAAGAAGGCGGATTTTGTTCTTTTTTTGCACAGTTGGTGTTGAAATAAACGGAGATTGTACACCGTCCCTCGCAGCTGCATTGAGGTTGGTAAACCATTTTACTCAATTAGGTTAGTATCGGCACAACGAAGATTACAGATTTCAGGTTCAATCTATATAGCAGATTTTCTCAGTACGCTTCACCTGCAACTAAATTTAACACCATCCGGAGGAGGACTATCAAAGTGAGTATCAAAAGAGCGCTGGTCAGCGTATCGGACAAACAGGGCATCGTGGATTTTTGCCGCGGGTTGTCTGCATTGGGCGTAGAAATCATCTCCACAGGCGGCACTAGCACCCTTTTGGCAAAAGAAGGCGTACCGGTCATCGGTATTTCGGATGTGACAGGGTTCCCGGAAATTATGGACGGACGCGTGAAGACGCTGCATCCGGCCGTACACAGCGGCCTTCTGGCGGTCCGTGACAACGAGGAGCACACTCGGCAGATGCAGGAGCTGGGCCTGGACTACATCGATCTGGTTGTCGTGAATCTCTATCCGTTCGCGGAGACGATTGCCAAAGCGGATGTGTCGTATGAGGAAGCGATCGAGAACATCGATATCGGCGGACCGACGATGCTGCGTTCGGCGGCGAAGAACCATGCTTTTGTCAGTGTGGTCGTGGATGCAGCCGACTATGCCACGGTGCTTGAGGAAGTGCGTGCAGGCGGAGATACCACTCTGGAAACCCGCAAACGTCTTGCGGCAAAAGTGTTCCGCCACACGGCGGCTTACGATGCCCTGATTTCCGATTATCTGGCGAATGTGACCGGTGAACCGCTGCCGGAGCGCTATACGGTAACTTACGAGAAAATTCAGGATCTGCGGTATGGGGAGAATCCGCACCAGAAAGCAGCGTTCTACCGCAAACCTCTGGCTGCCCAGGACACCCTCACATCTGCTGAGCAGCTGCACGGCAAGGAACTGTCCTACAACAACATCAATGACGCCAACGCGGCGCTGCAGATCGTGAAGGAGTTCGAAGAGCCGGCTGTGGTAGCCGTTAAGCACATGAATCCTTGCGGGGTAGGCGTAGGGGCAAGTGTATATGAAGCGTATCAAAAAGCCTATAATGCCGATCCAACCTCCATCTTTGGCGGAATCGTAGCGGCCAACCGGATTATTGATGCCGATACGGCCAATATGCTGAAGGACATCTTCCTGGAAATCGTGCTGGCACCGGGCTTCACAGAGGAAGCGCTGGACATTCTCACGAAGAAAAAGAATATCCGCCTGCTCAAACTGGGCAATCTCAGCACGGCTGCGGCGCGGAAATCCAGCTTTGTGGTAACTTCCATTGAAGGCGGCATGGTCGTTCAGGAGAGCGATGTGCACTCCGTCAATCCGGAAGAGCTGCAGGTGGTGACGAACCGCAAGCCTACTGAAGAAGAGTTGAAGCAGCTGCTGTTCGGCTGGAAGGTAGTTAAGCATGTGAAGTCTAACGCTATCGTGCTGGCGGCGGATGATATGACAGTCGGCGTAGGTGCAGGCCAGATGAACCGTGTCGGTGCGGCGAAGATCGCCATTGAGCAGGCCGGGGAGAAAGCCAAGGGTTCTGTGCTGGCCTCCGATGCGTTTTTCCCAATGGGCGATACGCTGGAAATGGCGGCAAAAGCCGGCATCACGGCGGTTATTCAGCCGGGCGGCTCCATCAAGGACGAAGAGTCCATCAAAGTTGCTAATGAATATGGTATTGCCATGGTCTTCACCGGCGTTCGCCATTTCAAACACTAGAACGCTGGGAGGACTCAATTCAATGGATATCTTAGTAGTGGGCGGCGGCGGCCGCGAGCATGCCATCATCTGGAGCCTGTCCCGCAGTCCCAAAGCGGGTAAAATCTACTGCGCACCCGGCAATGCCGGGATTGCGCAGCTGGCCGAATGTGTGCCGATCGGCGTGTTCGAGTTCGATAAGCTGACCGCTTTTGCCAAGGAGAAGAGCATTGACTACGTCGTCATCGGGCCGGATGATCCGCTGGCGGCTGGCATTGTCGATGCATTCGAAGCACATCATATTCCTGTATTCGGCCCCCGCAAGAATGCAGCGGAAATTGAAGGCAGTAAAACCTTTATGAAGGATCTGCTGCATAAATACAGCATCCCTACCGCTGCCTATGAGAAGTTTAGTGACTACGAAGCGGCGCTGTCCTATTTACGAGGCCAGGGACTGCCGGTTGTCATCAAAGCGGACGGGCTGGCGGCGGGAAAAGGTGTGACCGTGGCTTACTCCCGGGAAGAGGCGGAACTCGCCCTGCGGGATATCATGGTGACCAAGGTGTTTGGGGAGGCCGGGGCACAGGTTGTCATTGAGGAGTTTCTGGCCGGTCAGGAAATGTCGATTCTTGCCTTTGTGGATGGAGAGACCGTGCGTCCGATGGCTGCCGCACAGGACCACAAGCCTGTATTTGACGGTGATAAAGGCCCGAATACAGGCGGCATGGGCACTTACTCACCGCTGCCGCATATTGACGAAGCGATTATTCAGGAAGCGGTGGAGACGATTATCAAGCCGACAGCCCGGGCAATGGTAGCGGAAGGCCGTCCATTCAGCGGTGTGCTGTTCGCCGGCCTGATGATCTCACCGGATGGCAAACCGAAGACCATTGAATTCAACGCACGTTTCGGCGATCCCGAAACACAGGTCGTGCTTCCAAGACTTAAGAGTGATCTGCTGGAGATATTCCTTGCGGTCACGGAAGGAAGACTGGCAGAGGCCGAGATTGAGTGGAGCGAGGAAGCAGCGGTATGCGTGGTCCTGGCTTCTGAGGGATACCCCGGGCCTTATCCGAAGGGCGTGCCGATTGCCGGTCTTGAGAACAGCCCGAATGATTTGGTTTTTCATGCCGGAACGGAACGGACGGAAGAGGGAACATGGGTAACGAATGGCGGACGCGTGCTGGGAGTCGTTGGCATGGGAGCAAGCATTGCTGAAGCGCGTTCAGCAGCCTACGCCAGCGTGGCGAAGATTTCATTTCCCGGAATGCACAGCCGCAGCGACATCGCCATGAAGGCGCTGATCTGAGGATAAAGAACTGTATTAGCGCAAGTTTTTACGCTATTAGTCCCAAAAAAGGACTGACAAGTGGTAGAAGAAGTGCTATAATACAACTCGTACGGGGGAAAAAATGTGCGGATATATACAGATAAAGGGTCTTTCCTTTCAGGAAAGGCCTTTTTTAAATCATCGGAAGTTGTAAGTGATATAGAATGCCTCGTGCCGGAAAATGATGCCTGTAGTGCTTAAGCAGCAATGAGCTCATGCGAATGGTTAGTGACAGATTTAAGGGGGAATTAGTTTTGAGTAAGGTTGGAAGAAATGACTTGTGCCCATGCGGAAGCGGGAAAAAATATAAGAAATGCTGCCTGGACAAGGAGTCCTCTGCGGTAGAATCCATACTGCGGCTGGTAACAACGGAGGAAGCGGCGGCTGCACAAGAGCTGACAGCTATCCGGCCGGAAATGGAACAGGCGGTCCAGGAAACCTCGATTCAGCCTGAGGGCAAGCTGACCCTGACCAAGCTGAAAAAGATGGTGGCACGTGAAATGAAATGGGAGCATCCGGCTCACGAACAGCTGGCCCTGCAGCTTATCGAGAGCATGAGGAACCAATACGAGCGGGAGCTGATTTTTGAAGCTCTGGTGCTATGGAACGGCTATTCACGCCAGACCAGACCTGCCGTGAAAAAGACAGGCTCGTTCTGTGCCGCAATCGAGTATCTGCTGTCCGAGGAATACGGCTTCAATGTTTCGCAGGCTGAGCTGGCCGACAAATATGAGGTAACGGCGGCGACGATCTCCCGCAAGGTTAAGGAGATACTCAATTACATCGAGGATTACGGCATGGGCGGCGAAGCTGACGAACTGGCGATGCTGAACGGCCCGGGCACACCGAAGGACAAAGCGCAGGCTCTGCTGTATATGGCGATGGAAGCCAGTTCTTCCAAACGGAGAATACAGCTGGCGGAAACGGCGCTGGAGATGTACCCTGACAGCTCTGATGCGTATCTCATATTGGCTGAGGAATCGGACAATGAGCAAGAGGCACGGGCTTATCTCAAGGCCGGAATCGCCGCAGGCGAACGCGAGCTGGGCGAACTGTTTTTTGAGAAGAACAAAGGGGACTTCTGGGGGCTTCATGAGACCCGGCCATACATCCGGATTTGTAAAAGCTACGCCGAATCCTGCTGGTTTGGCGGAAATGCCAAAGAAGCAGCACAAATCCTGGAGCATATTCTGGAGCTGAATACGGAAGATAATACCGGAGCGCGCTACCTGCTCGCTGCTGTGTACCTGTACAGCAACCAATTGAAGCAGGCAGAGCAGGTGCTGGAGAAGTATGGCAAGGATGACGCCGCCGCAGCCTTTGCCTATGACCGGATCATTCTGGAGTATAAGAAGAACGGAATTACCTCCCAGCTCAAAATGCTGTACCGCGTGGCCCGGGGTGTGAACAAGCATGTGCCCGATTACCTGCTGGGTGTGAAGCGGCTGCCCCATAACCTCCCTGATTTTGTCGGAATGGGCGATTCCAACGAAGCGATTGAATATGTTATTATGCACTCTCGTCTATGGGCGAGCGTGCCGGATCTGCTGAAGTGGATGCTAAAACAATAGGGATAGCCAGCTTCGGCATGTGAGCATAAAGTAAGCAAAACCAGATACATAGAAAGCGGGTGTATTTTCTGTAACGAAAACACACCCGCTTTTTATGCGCTTTTCCTCCTATATTCCTTATAATTTACCATTTCTTCTGATTGAAAACCTTTCTATCGCAGTTCTGATCTCTTCTTCACTAAAAGTATTTGGAACTTGTACATCAA
This genomic interval carries:
- the purS gene encoding phosphoribosylformylglycinamidine synthase subunit PurS, which gives rise to MLKATVYVTIKKSVLDPQGVAVQGALHSVGFQEVESLRIGKYMELTLDTDNRAEAEGRLKEMCEKLLANTVIEDYRYELED
- the purQ gene encoding phosphoribosylformylglycinamidine synthase subunit PurQ, with protein sequence MKFAVLVFPGSNCDIDCYKAVEDSLGEPVEYVWHTATDLSAYDCILVPGGFSYGDYLRCGAISRFAPVMAEVAKAAEQGKFVLGICNGFQILTEAGLLPGALRRNMSMKFRCHDTVLKVVNNTTPFTVDYAKDEEIVIPIAHGEGNYYCDEETLAGLKANNQIVFTYSDNPNGSVEHIAGICNVQGNVVGMMPHPERAANSLLGSEDGKRMFTSILKTWRDRYDTASIR
- the purL gene encoding phosphoribosylformylglycinamidine synthase subunit PurL; the encoded protein is MTQQVSAKEPTAEQIAEQKIYNQFGVSDSEYELITSFMGRKPNYTEIGVFSVMWSEHCAYKNSKPLLGRFPTSGPRVLMGPGEGAGIVDIGDNQAVVFKIESHNHPSAVEPYQGAATGVGGIIRDIFSMGARPVALMNSLRFGKLESDRVKYLFEHVVSGIAGYGNCIGIPTVGGEIMFDNSYDGNPLVNAMCVGLIDHDKIQRGVAKGVGNPVFYVGPPTGRDGIHGATFASVELSEESEAKKTAVQVGDPFMEKLVMESCLELIDSGIVLGIQDMGAAGLTCSSAEMASKAGNGLELYLDQVPQREDGMTPYEMMLSESQERMLFVVEPKDEAQAQEIFDRWGVICRKVGKVTDDGRLKLFHHGEVVGDMPVKALVDECPIYKKPSAVPAYYEENASVDTLRYAEVKDLGGALHTVLASPTVASKAWVYNQYDYMVRTSTAVRPGSDAAVVTIHGTRKGLAMTTDCNGRYVYLDPEVGGRIAVSEAARNIVCSGAKPLAITDNLNFGSPEKPEIFWQMERAVDGMAEACRVLDTPVIGGNVSLYNENASGAIYPTPVVGMVGLVEDTDHITTQAFKQEGDAILLLGVTKAELGGSEFQYAVHGLTEGRPPELDLATEQKLLDAVLAAIRSGLVRSAHDLSEGGLAAALAESCISGSIGANVEWSAGGLRRDVALFSESQSRIVLTAAPGRAEELRAAVAAYGVPAEIIGTVGGDRLRVSLDGEAVLDEAVAALKTTWEDAIPCLMK
- a CDS encoding phosphoribosylaminoimidazolesuccinocarboxamide synthase encodes the protein MTYPAVSTAVDLVNAPLLYKGKVRELYDLGEEVLIVVTDRISAFDYVLDPAVPEKGNVLNRLSAFWFGQTSELMENHVVHIDVDRLGGIVKDREALRNRIMVVRKAERIDIECVVRGCITGGGWRQYQETGKVNGIGLPAGLRKNAQLSQPIFTPAAKNDVGHDEDIPFEKMQELIGAELALELKEKSLKLFAFAREYCEERGIILADCKFEFGLLDGKVILIDEIFTPDASRFWAKDKYALDIEIDSMDKEPVRTYLSASSWDKNSTPDPLPAEVVEETTRRYLDIYHRLTGKTL